In a genomic window of Nocardiopsis mwathae:
- a CDS encoding ABC-F family ATP-binding cassette domain-containing protein, whose protein sequence is MGHIDVAGVAFALPDGRMLLDDVSFRVGDGMKAVLVGANGSGKTTLMRVVAGDEAPSGGAVTRSGRIGVMRQFIGSHANATDGADGVAAPLTAAASVRDLLASVAPPAVRAAARELDAAELVMMERDDERAQLRYAQALADWADAGGYDAEVLWDVCTVAALGIPFARAQYRELGTLSGGEQKRLVLEALLRGPDDVLLLDEPDNYLDVPAKLWLEEQLRATPKTVLFISHDRELLDRTATHVITLEGGTAAGNTAWVHGGGFAGYHEARADRHTRFAEMRRRWDERHAQLRELVRTLRQKAAYNDDMSSRYRAAQTRLRKFEEAGPPPEPPRPQDIRMRLRGGRTGVRALTCTDLELTGLMKPFSTEVFYGERVGVLGSNGSGKSHFLRLLADPPAVAHTGEARLGARVVPGHFAQTHHHPEWNGRTLTAILEQDHALPLDLSAPVLQRYELVHRRETRFDALSGGQQARFQILLLELSGATMLLLDEPTDNLDVESAEALETALEAFDGTVLAVTHDRWFARSFDRFLVFGADGDVYPSEGPVWDEGRVRRDRP, encoded by the coding sequence ATGGGTCACATCGACGTCGCCGGGGTCGCGTTCGCGCTGCCCGACGGGCGGATGCTGTTGGATGACGTCTCTTTCCGGGTCGGCGACGGGATGAAGGCGGTCCTCGTCGGCGCCAACGGGAGCGGGAAGACGACCCTGATGCGGGTCGTCGCCGGGGACGAGGCGCCGTCCGGTGGGGCGGTGACCCGCAGCGGGCGCATCGGGGTGATGCGGCAGTTCATCGGCTCGCACGCCAACGCCACGGACGGGGCCGACGGGGTCGCGGCGCCGCTGACCGCGGCCGCCTCGGTGCGGGACCTGCTCGCGTCCGTGGCGCCCCCGGCCGTGCGTGCGGCCGCGCGTGAGCTGGACGCCGCCGAGCTGGTGATGATGGAGCGCGACGACGAGCGGGCCCAGCTGCGCTATGCCCAGGCCCTGGCGGACTGGGCGGACGCCGGCGGATACGACGCCGAGGTGCTCTGGGACGTGTGCACGGTGGCCGCCCTGGGGATCCCGTTCGCCCGCGCCCAGTACCGCGAGCTGGGCACCCTCTCCGGCGGTGAGCAGAAGCGGCTCGTCCTGGAAGCCCTGCTGCGCGGGCCCGACGATGTGCTGCTGCTCGACGAGCCCGACAACTACCTCGACGTCCCGGCGAAACTCTGGCTGGAAGAGCAGCTCCGCGCCACCCCGAAGACCGTGCTGTTCATCAGCCACGACCGGGAACTGCTCGACCGCACCGCCACCCACGTCATCACCCTGGAGGGCGGCACGGCCGCCGGGAACACGGCGTGGGTGCACGGTGGCGGCTTCGCCGGGTACCACGAGGCCCGCGCCGACCGGCACACCCGGTTCGCCGAGATGCGGCGCCGCTGGGACGAGCGGCACGCGCAGCTGCGCGAGCTGGTGCGGACCCTGCGCCAGAAGGCCGCATACAACGACGACATGTCCAGCCGCTACCGCGCCGCCCAGACCCGGCTGCGCAAGTTCGAGGAGGCCGGTCCGCCCCCCGAACCGCCGCGCCCCCAGGACATCAGGATGCGGCTGCGCGGCGGCCGCACCGGTGTGCGCGCCCTGACCTGCACGGACCTCGAACTCACCGGCCTGATGAAGCCGTTCTCCACCGAGGTCTTCTACGGCGAGCGCGTCGGCGTGCTCGGCTCCAACGGGTCGGGCAAGTCGCACTTCCTGCGCCTGCTCGCCGACCCGCCCGCCGTCGCCCACACCGGTGAGGCCCGCCTGGGCGCGCGCGTGGTCCCCGGCCACTTCGCCCAGACCCACCACCACCCCGAGTGGAACGGCCGCACGCTCACCGCGATCCTGGAGCAGGACCACGCGCTCCCGCTCGATCTGTCGGCACCGGTGCTGCAGCGCTACGAGCTGGTGCACCGGCGCGAGACGCGCTTCGACGCGCTGTCCGGCGGGCAGCAGGCCCGGTTTCAGATCCTGCTGCTGGAGCTGTCCGGCGCGACGATGCTGCTGCTCGACGAGCCCACCGACAACCTCGACGTCGAGTCGGCCGAAGCGCTGGAGACCGCACTGGAGGCCTTCGACGGCACGGTCCTCGCCGTGACGCACGACCGCTGGTTCGCGCGCTCCTTCGACCGCTTCCTGGTGTTCGGCGCCGACGGCGACGTCTACCCCTCCGAGGGCCCCGTGTGGGACGAGGGCCGGGTGCGCCGGGACCGCCCCTGA
- a CDS encoding L-threonylcarbamoyladenylate synthase: MTAGSGDIEKAARVLRAGGLVALPTETVYGLGANAEDPGAVARTFEVKGRPPTHPLIVHIGGAEQLADWVADVPEEARVLAERFWPGPLTLVLRRGDRACTEATGGLDTVAVRVPAHPVARELLSVFGGGVTAPSANRFGSVSPTTADHVREELGGAVDFVLDGGPCLVGVESTIVDVSGGEPAVLRPGGVTREELEEALGRPVPVPGVSRVRVPGQHPSHYAPRARVVLVEPGQVAAEAERAREQGHRVGVLLPPALADAEVKAHTVVAVPASPAEYARDLYGFLREFDRRGCDLIVACPPADEGLGLAIANRLHRAAGPRPAAR; the protein is encoded by the coding sequence ATGACGGCAGGCAGCGGGGACATCGAAAAGGCGGCGCGCGTGCTGCGGGCCGGGGGCCTGGTGGCGCTTCCGACCGAGACCGTCTACGGGCTGGGCGCCAACGCCGAGGACCCCGGCGCCGTGGCGCGCACCTTCGAGGTCAAGGGACGCCCGCCGACGCACCCGCTCATCGTGCACATCGGCGGGGCGGAGCAGTTGGCCGACTGGGTGGCGGATGTGCCGGAGGAAGCGCGTGTGCTGGCCGAGCGGTTCTGGCCGGGGCCGCTCACGCTCGTGCTGCGGCGCGGGGACCGGGCCTGCACGGAGGCGACCGGCGGGCTGGACACCGTGGCCGTGCGGGTGCCGGCCCACCCTGTGGCACGGGAGCTGCTGTCGGTGTTCGGTGGCGGTGTGACGGCGCCCTCGGCGAACCGGTTCGGGTCGGTGAGCCCGACGACGGCCGACCATGTGCGCGAGGAGCTGGGCGGTGCGGTCGACTTCGTGCTGGACGGCGGCCCGTGCCTGGTGGGAGTGGAGTCGACGATCGTGGACGTGTCGGGCGGGGAGCCGGCCGTGCTGCGTCCGGGCGGTGTGACGCGCGAGGAGCTGGAGGAGGCGCTGGGACGCCCGGTGCCGGTGCCCGGGGTGAGCAGGGTGCGGGTGCCGGGGCAGCACCCGTCGCACTACGCGCCCCGCGCCCGGGTCGTGCTCGTCGAACCGGGGCAGGTGGCCGCCGAGGCCGAACGGGCCCGGGAGCAGGGGCACCGGGTGGGAGTCCTGCTCCCCCCGGCGCTGGCCGACGCCGAAGTGAAGGCGCACACCGTGGTGGCGGTCCCCGCGTCGCCGGCCGAGTACGCGCGCGACCTGTACGGGTTCCTGCGCGAGTTCGACCGGCGCGGGTGCGACCTCATCGTGGCCTGCCCGCCCGCGGACGAGGGGCTGGGCCTGGCCATCGCCAACCGACTCCACCGCGCCGCAGGCCCGCGCCCAGCCGCGCGGTGA